The proteins below come from a single Polymorphobacter fuscus genomic window:
- a CDS encoding NAD(P)H-dependent glycerol-3-phosphate dehydrogenase yields MTIGVIGGGAWGTALAQVMAGDEDVVLWAREPEVVAAINQDRANPDFLPGVALSPRIRASAATAGLAAADLWLVVAPAQHLRSVLAECPLAARPTLVLCAKGIEAATLKLMAEVVADLTDAPCAVLSGPTFAGEVARGLPTAVTLACRDAGVGTALVQRLARPTFRPYFSDDVTGAEIGGAVKNVLAIACGVVEGAGLGLNARAALIARGFAEMTRFGLARGARADTLAGLSGLGDLVLTCSSANSRNFTLGLGIGRGEPAATLLDTRTVAEGAATAPVLVAAARAAGVEMPIAEAVAALLAGAPVVEVISALLARPLRAE; encoded by the coding sequence GTGACCATCGGGGTGATCGGGGGCGGCGCCTGGGGGACAGCGCTGGCGCAGGTGATGGCCGGCGACGAGGATGTTGTGCTGTGGGCGCGCGAGCCCGAAGTGGTCGCGGCGATCAACCAGGACCGTGCCAACCCCGATTTCCTGCCGGGCGTCGCCCTGTCTCCGCGCATCCGCGCCAGCGCCGCCACGGCGGGGTTGGCGGCGGCCGATCTGTGGCTGGTGGTCGCGCCGGCGCAGCATCTGCGCAGCGTTCTCGCCGAATGCCCGCTGGCGGCGCGACCGACGCTGGTGCTGTGCGCCAAGGGCATCGAGGCGGCGACGCTGAAGTTGATGGCCGAAGTCGTCGCCGATCTGACCGATGCGCCATGCGCGGTCCTGTCCGGCCCGACCTTTGCCGGTGAAGTGGCGCGCGGCCTGCCGACGGCGGTCACCTTGGCATGTCGCGATGCCGGCGTGGGGACGGCGCTGGTGCAGCGGCTGGCGCGGCCGACGTTCCGCCCCTATTTCAGCGACGATGTGACGGGCGCGGAGATCGGCGGTGCGGTCAAGAACGTCCTCGCCATCGCCTGCGGCGTCGTCGAGGGCGCGGGGCTGGGGCTCAACGCACGCGCCGCGCTGATCGCGCGCGGTTTTGCCGAAATGACACGGTTCGGGCTGGCACGCGGCGCGCGGGCGGATACGCTTGCGGGGTTGTCGGGGCTGGGCGACCTGGTGCTGACCTGTTCATCGGCGAACAGCCGCAATTTCACCCTGGGGCTCGGGATTGGCCGCGGCGAGCCGGCGGCAACCCTGCTCGATACCCGCACGGTGGCGGAGGGCGCCGCCACGGCGCCGGTCCTGGTCGCGGCGGCGCGCGCGGCCGGGGTCGAAATGCCGATCGCCGAGGCCGTGGCGGCGCTGCTCGCCGGTGCGCCGGTGGTCGAGGTCATCAGTGCATTGCTGGCGCGGCCGCTGCGCGCCGAATAG
- a CDS encoding uroporphyrinogen-III synthase: MRLLVTRPLPGGEATANRLRTLGHDALLAPLMATKAQAWTPPEMPPRAIMLTSAMAPRLAGPGIAGWCDVPVFAVGAATARAARAAGFTDVRDGGGTVQALLDGVAAQGLERIVHLAGADRTPVRVPAGLTVDTHIVYRARLLPLATAPAVDWVLLYSPRTAAHFAAEIDRLQPPRDTIALAAISPAALAAVGGGWRRAVAAATPDEDSLLAAIGVPCQ; the protein is encoded by the coding sequence ATGCGGCTGCTCGTCACCCGCCCCCTGCCCGGCGGCGAGGCAACCGCGAACCGCCTGCGCACGCTGGGCCATGACGCGCTGCTGGCGCCACTGATGGCGACGAAGGCGCAGGCCTGGACGCCGCCCGAAATGCCGCCGCGCGCGATCATGCTGACCAGCGCCATGGCGCCGCGACTCGCCGGGCCAGGCATCGCCGGCTGGTGCGACGTGCCGGTGTTCGCCGTCGGCGCCGCCACCGCCCGCGCCGCGCGGGCGGCCGGCTTCACCGATGTGCGCGACGGGGGCGGCACCGTGCAGGCGCTTCTCGACGGCGTTGCGGCGCAGGGGCTGGAAAGGATCGTCCACCTCGCCGGCGCGGATCGCACGCCGGTCCGCGTCCCTGCCGGGCTGACGGTCGATACCCATATCGTCTATCGCGCCCGGCTGTTGCCGCTGGCGACAGCGCCCGCCGTGGATTGGGTGCTGCTCTACAGCCCGCGCACCGCCGCCCATTTCGCTGCCGAGATCGACCGGCTGCAGCCGCCGCGCGACACCATCGCCCTTGCCGCGATCAGCCCGGCGGCGCTGGCAGCGGTCGGGGGCGGCTGGCGACGGGCGGTGGCGGCCGCGACCCCCGACGAAGACAGTCTGTTGGCGGCCATCGGCGTTCCGTGCCAATAG
- a CDS encoding Gfo/Idh/MocA family protein, producing the protein MDGSGISRRGFIEQARDTAIVTLAATAAPASVFAQTTGKVSARGRPMPDAVTLPSGPPRAPQPGSVGYAIVGLGDYALNQMMPRFSRSARSHIAALVSGNPEKLRRVGDAYGVPADARYSYEQYDRIAADPRIDAVYIVLPSGLHADYAVRAFKAGKHVLCEKPMALNSADCERMIAAGQRANRRLMIAYRVHFEPHNIEAMALMRRGAAGNIRFLRTEQLSRTDPASRPAENWRIDRALAGGGPLEDYGIYGLQAALYLADEMPESVAATTYRPANDPRFTQVFASVASQLRFPSGAIAQLMTSYDSNGSNLVHVRGDTGALIMDPATGYSGHKMRLEGRERRDIALGDPTVQFARQLDNFTDAIRDGATIRTPDEMGLRDVRLFEAIYAAAETGKTVPLRPDGRMRL; encoded by the coding sequence ATGGACGGCAGCGGCATTTCGCGACGGGGTTTCATCGAGCAGGCGCGTGACACGGCCATCGTCACGCTGGCCGCCACTGCGGCCCCCGCGTCGGTTTTCGCGCAGACGACCGGAAAAGTGTCCGCACGTGGTCGTCCGATGCCCGACGCTGTCACCTTGCCCTCCGGTCCCCCGCGCGCACCGCAGCCGGGCAGTGTCGGTTACGCGATCGTCGGTCTGGGCGACTATGCGCTCAATCAGATGATGCCGCGCTTTTCGCGGTCGGCGCGGTCGCACATCGCGGCACTGGTATCGGGCAATCCCGAGAAGTTGCGCCGGGTCGGGGACGCTTATGGGGTGCCCGCCGACGCCCGTTATTCCTACGAGCAATATGACCGCATTGCCGCCGACCCGCGGATCGACGCCGTCTACATCGTCCTGCCGAGCGGCCTCCACGCCGACTATGCGGTTCGCGCCTTCAAGGCCGGCAAGCATGTGCTGTGCGAAAAGCCGATGGCGCTCAACAGCGCGGATTGCGAGCGGATGATCGCTGCCGGGCAGCGCGCGAACCGGCGATTGATGATCGCCTATCGCGTGCATTTCGAGCCCCACAACATCGAGGCGATGGCGCTGATGCGGCGCGGGGCAGCGGGCAACATTCGCTTCCTGCGGACCGAGCAGTTGTCGCGCACCGACCCGGCATCGCGGCCGGCCGAGAACTGGCGGATCGACCGCGCCCTCGCTGGCGGCGGGCCGCTGGAGGACTATGGCATCTACGGGCTGCAGGCGGCGCTCTACCTGGCCGACGAGATGCCGGAAAGCGTTGCCGCCACGACCTATCGACCCGCAAACGACCCGCGGTTCACCCAGGTCTTTGCCTCGGTCGCATCGCAGCTGCGCTTCCCCTCGGGCGCGATTGCACAGCTGATGACATCGTACGATTCGAACGGATCGAACCTCGTGCACGTTCGCGGTGACACCGGCGCGCTCATCATGGATCCCGCAACGGGCTATTCGGGGCACAAGATGCGGTTGGAGGGGCGCGAGCGTCGCGACATCGCGCTCGGTGACCCGACGGTGCAGTTCGCAAGGCAGCTCGACAATTTTACGGACGCCATTCGCGACGGCGCGACGATCCGGACACCCGACGAGATGGGTCTGCGGGACGTCCGGCTGTTCGAGGCGATCTATGCGGCGGCCGAGACCGGGAAGACGGTGCCGTTGCGCCCCGATGGCCGGATGCGCCTCTGA
- the tsaD gene encoding tRNA (adenosine(37)-N6)-threonylcarbamoyltransferase complex transferase subunit TsaD translates to MLILGIESSCDETAVALVRGDRSIVAQRIASQDEAHRPFGGVVPELAARAHAERLTPMVAEVLDEAGVALADVDAVAATAGPGLIGGVMVGLVTGKALAWGAGKPLLAINHLEGHALSPRLADPALQFPYLLLLVSGGHCQLLGVEGVGRYRRLATTIDDAIGEAFDKTAKILGLGFPGGPAVERAARSGDARRFALPRPLLGSAEPHFSFAGLKSAVLRQWAALPDKTPTDRDDLAAGFQAAATDCLVDRTARAIAAFPQATALVVAGGVASNQHIRAALAAVAAAHGLGFVAPPLWLCTDNAAMIAWAGAERLALGLVDTLDAPARPRWPLDPGAEAVRGAGVRA, encoded by the coding sequence ATGCTCATTCTCGGCATCGAATCATCGTGCGATGAAACCGCCGTGGCGCTGGTCCGCGGTGACCGCAGCATCGTCGCGCAGCGCATTGCGAGCCAGGACGAGGCGCACCGGCCGTTCGGCGGCGTCGTCCCCGAGCTGGCGGCGCGCGCCCATGCCGAGCGGCTGACGCCGATGGTGGCCGAAGTCCTCGACGAAGCCGGCGTGGCGCTGGCCGATGTCGATGCGGTCGCGGCGACGGCCGGGCCGGGGTTGATCGGCGGTGTCATGGTCGGTCTGGTCACCGGCAAGGCGCTGGCCTGGGGAGCGGGCAAGCCGCTGCTGGCGATCAACCATCTCGAAGGCCATGCGCTCAGCCCGCGGCTGGCCGACCCGGCCCTGCAGTTCCCCTATCTGCTGCTGCTGGTTTCGGGCGGCCATTGCCAGCTGCTGGGGGTCGAAGGCGTCGGCCGCTATCGCCGGCTGGCGACGACGATCGACGATGCCATCGGGGAGGCATTCGACAAGACCGCCAAGATCCTCGGGCTGGGCTTTCCCGGCGGGCCGGCGGTCGAGCGGGCGGCGCGATCCGGCGATGCGCGGCGCTTTGCCCTGCCACGCCCGCTGCTGGGCAGTGCGGAGCCGCATTTTTCCTTTGCCGGGCTGAAGTCAGCCGTGTTGCGGCAATGGGCGGCGCTGCCGGACAAGACGCCGACCGATCGCGACGACCTGGCGGCGGGGTTCCAGGCGGCGGCGACCGATTGCCTCGTCGATCGCACGGCGCGCGCCATTGCGGCGTTCCCGCAGGCAACGGCCCTGGTGGTTGCCGGCGGGGTGGCATCGAACCAGCATATCCGCGCGGCACTGGCGGCAGTGGCGGCGGCGCATGGGCTTGGGTTCGTCGCGCCGCCCCTGTGGCTGTGCACCGACAATGCCGCGATGATCGCCTGGGCCGGTGCCGAGCGGCTGGCGCTGGGGCTGGTCGACACGCTCGACGCGCCGGCGCGGCCCCGCTGGCCGCTCGATCCGGGAGCGGAAGCCGTGCGCGGGGCCGGGGTGCGGGCGTGA
- the hemC gene encoding hydroxymethylbilane synthase produces the protein MITADTPSFKLGTRGSPLALAQARMTAAAMTAAHGWDPGHAEIVVISTTGDRVQDRPLAEIGGKALWTKELDAALIDGRIDCGVHSMKDVETQLRDGIALVAMLPRADVRERLIGADSIDALPQGARIGTSSPRRAAQLQALRPDLVTEVLRGNVATRMAKVESGAIDATLLAAAGLDRLGIAVGATIETDVMLPASAQGAVGITARAGDEAVLALLAAINDADTFAAVSLERGFLAALGGTCHSPVAALATITGDRVAFRCEIMTEDGSEIEEGGFEATLADAPQLVAALAADMLADSGPALRALFHPG, from the coding sequence ATGATCACAGCCGATACCCCCAGTTTCAAGCTCGGCACGCGCGGCTCGCCGCTCGCGCTGGCGCAGGCCCGCATGACAGCGGCGGCGATGACCGCGGCGCATGGCTGGGACCCGGGCCATGCCGAAATCGTCGTCATCTCGACCACCGGCGACCGGGTGCAGGACCGGCCGCTTGCCGAAATCGGCGGCAAGGCGCTGTGGACCAAGGAACTCGACGCCGCGCTGATCGATGGCCGCATCGATTGCGGCGTGCATTCGATGAAGGACGTCGAAACACAATTGCGCGATGGCATTGCGCTGGTGGCGATGCTGCCACGTGCCGATGTCCGCGAACGGCTGATCGGGGCAGACAGCATCGATGCCCTGCCCCAGGGTGCCCGCATCGGCACGTCGTCGCCGCGCCGTGCCGCGCAATTGCAGGCGCTGCGCCCCGACCTCGTCACCGAGGTGCTGCGCGGCAATGTCGCGACGCGCATGGCAAAGGTCGAAAGCGGCGCCATCGATGCGACGCTGCTCGCCGCCGCCGGTCTCGACCGGCTCGGCATCGCGGTCGGCGCGACGATCGAAACCGATGTCATGCTGCCGGCCAGTGCCCAGGGTGCCGTCGGCATCACCGCCCGCGCCGGTGACGAGGCCGTGCTGGCGCTGCTGGCGGCGATCAACGACGCCGATACCTTTGCCGCGGTGTCGCTGGAACGCGGCTTTCTGGCGGCGCTCGGCGGCACCTGCCACAGCCCGGTGGCAGCGCTCGCCACCATCACCGGCGACCGCGTTGCCTTCCGCTGCGAAATCATGACCGAAGACGGCAGCGAGATCGAGGAAGGCGGCTTTGAAGCGACGCTCGCCGACGCGCCGCAGCTGGTGGCGGCGCTGGCCGCCGACATGCTGGCGGATTCGGGACCGGCGTTGCGGGCGCTGTTCCACCCCGGCTGA
- a CDS encoding alpha/beta fold hydrolase, which translates to MMPFRSYMVATGLLAASLASAGAHAAPPPAGTILAQQAIDGAPDGATAYRLKYASRGQNGDAVSVSGLVIVPAGTAPSGGRPVVAWAHPTTGVVPACAPSRSFLKFAMIPGLRDMLKQGFVVTATDYPGTGPGEVQPFLDGRAEARAVLDSVRAARRLEGSGAGQRYALWGHSQGGQAVLFAGAMHKDYAPELALAGVAAAAPATDLAALLRDDMGTKGGNNLTSLALWSWARTQDAPFDAIVRPGAVGAIDAVAAKCIDALLPSPSKRAADKVLAQGFLTVPDVTAVAPWREIIARNSAEPLPATVPLFLAQGDADVIVRPAVTAAFMARQCAAGGKVALHVGPNIGHGWIATKSANAAIGWIADRFAELPAPDDCGARQVQSLNGKNPS; encoded by the coding sequence ATGATGCCATTTCGATCCTATATGGTGGCGACGGGGCTTCTGGCCGCCAGCCTTGCCAGTGCCGGCGCGCACGCAGCGCCGCCCCCCGCCGGCACGATCCTCGCCCAACAGGCGATCGACGGGGCGCCGGACGGTGCAACGGCCTATCGGCTCAAATATGCTTCGCGCGGGCAAAATGGCGATGCGGTGTCGGTTTCCGGATTGGTGATCGTGCCTGCGGGCACGGCGCCGTCCGGCGGCCGGCCGGTTGTCGCCTGGGCGCACCCGACAACCGGCGTCGTCCCGGCCTGCGCGCCATCCAGATCCTTCCTCAAGTTCGCGATGATCCCGGGGCTGCGCGACATGCTGAAACAGGGCTTTGTCGTTACCGCGACCGACTATCCGGGCACGGGGCCGGGCGAAGTCCAGCCGTTCCTCGATGGCCGTGCCGAAGCGCGTGCCGTCCTCGATTCGGTACGTGCGGCCCGAAGGCTGGAAGGCTCCGGCGCCGGGCAACGCTATGCACTTTGGGGCCATTCGCAAGGCGGGCAGGCCGTGCTGTTCGCCGGCGCCATGCACAAGGACTATGCCCCGGAGCTGGCACTTGCCGGCGTCGCCGCCGCTGCGCCCGCCACCGATCTGGCGGCGTTGTTGCGCGACGACATGGGCACGAAGGGCGGCAACAATCTGACGTCATTGGCGCTCTGGTCCTGGGCACGCACCCAAGATGCGCCCTTTGATGCCATCGTCCGGCCCGGTGCCGTGGGCGCGATCGATGCGGTGGCGGCGAAGTGCATCGATGCGCTGCTGCCCAGCCCGTCCAAGCGCGCCGCCGACAAGGTGCTGGCGCAGGGCTTTCTCACGGTCCCCGATGTCACGGCGGTGGCGCCATGGCGCGAAATCATCGCTCGCAACAGCGCCGAACCGTTGCCCGCAACGGTGCCGCTCTTCCTGGCGCAGGGCGACGCCGACGTCATTGTGCGCCCGGCGGTGACGGCGGCCTTCATGGCACGCCAGTGCGCTGCCGGCGGCAAGGTGGCGCTGCACGTCGGGCCGAACATCGGGCATGGCTGGATCGCGACCAAAAGCGCCAACGCCGCCATCGGCTGGATCGCCGACCGTTTTGCCGAGCTGCCGGCACCCGATGATTGCGGTGCCCGTCAAGTCCAGTCTCTGAACGGGAAAAATCCGTCGTGA
- a CDS encoding MATE family efflux transporter, which yields MATGTSADAPAAVRDNPLLSGPLLPALMRLALPNMGAMVAGSVAAIAETAYVGRLGVPALAGMAVVFPLVMLQAMLSAGAIGSGVSAAIARSLGAGDTPRAEALAVHALWIGVIAGGVTSLVLLPLAPLVFGALGAKGAALDQAVAYARVAFIGSIGVWTVNLLAAVLRGAGNMAVPSTVLLLTALLQIVIGGTLGLGLGPVPRLGMAGVAAGQLVAYAIGSVVLLVYLRAGRAGIAVPVGAVPPTAAYFAAILRTGATAAVSPIMSIATIVILNRLVAGFGPTVLAGFGIGTRLEFLLTPLSFAIGVASVPLVGTAIGAGMVPRARAATWTAARLAAAVMAAIGLMMALVPGLWVGIFTSDAPTVAAASQYFHFVGPTYGFFGAGMSLFFSALAAGKVAPMLLAGALRLGIVAVGGTALVAMAAPVWMVFALIGAGIIVYGAMSILVVWRADWTRR from the coding sequence ATGGCGACCGGAACGTCCGCTGACGCGCCGGCGGCGGTGCGCGACAATCCGTTGCTGTCGGGCCCGCTGTTGCCCGCGCTGATGCGGCTGGCATTGCCCAACATGGGGGCGATGGTGGCCGGGTCGGTCGCGGCCATTGCCGAAACCGCCTATGTCGGCCGGCTGGGGGTGCCGGCGCTGGCGGGCATGGCGGTCGTGTTTCCGCTGGTTATGCTGCAGGCCATGTTGTCTGCCGGCGCCATCGGCAGCGGTGTTTCGGCGGCGATCGCGCGGTCGCTGGGCGCCGGCGACACCCCCCGTGCCGAGGCATTGGCGGTGCATGCGCTGTGGATCGGGGTGATTGCCGGAGGTGTCACTTCGCTGGTGCTGCTGCCGCTGGCGCCGCTGGTCTTCGGCGCGCTGGGGGCGAAGGGTGCAGCGCTCGACCAGGCGGTCGCCTATGCCCGCGTGGCCTTCATCGGATCCATCGGGGTGTGGACGGTCAACCTGCTGGCCGCCGTCCTGCGCGGGGCGGGCAACATGGCGGTGCCATCGACCGTGTTGCTGCTGACCGCCCTGTTGCAGATCGTCATCGGCGGCACGCTCGGCCTGGGGCTGGGCCCGGTGCCGCGGCTGGGCATGGCGGGCGTCGCGGCCGGGCAGCTGGTCGCCTATGCCATCGGTTCGGTCGTGCTGCTCGTCTACCTGCGGGCCGGGCGGGCGGGAATTGCCGTGCCGGTCGGCGCGGTGCCGCCGACCGCCGCCTATTTTGCAGCGATCCTGCGGACGGGGGCGACGGCGGCGGTTTCGCCGATCATGTCCATCGCCACCATCGTCATCCTCAATCGGCTGGTCGCCGGCTTCGGCCCGACCGTGCTGGCCGGGTTCGGCATCGGTACGCGGCTGGAGTTCCTGCTGACCCCGCTCAGCTTTGCCATCGGCGTTGCATCGGTGCCACTGGTCGGCACCGCCATCGGTGCCGGCATGGTGCCGCGCGCCCGCGCCGCGACCTGGACAGCGGCGCGGCTGGCGGCGGCGGTGATGGCTGCCATCGGGCTGATGATGGCGCTGGTGCCGGGCCTGTGGGTCGGCATCTTCACCAGTGACGCGCCCACGGTGGCGGCTGCGTCGCAATATTTCCACTTCGTCGGGCCGACCTACGGCTTTTTCGGCGCGGGGATGAGCCTGTTCTTTTCCGCGCTGGCGGCGGGCAAGGTCGCGCCGATGCTGCTGGCAGGCGCCTTGCGGCTGGGCATCGTCGCGGTGGGCGGCACGGCGCTGGTCGCCATGGCCGCGCCTGTCTGGATGGTGTTCGCGCTGATCGGCGCCGGCATCATCGTCTATGGCGCCATGTCGATCCTGGTCGTCTGGCGGGCGGATTGGACCCGGCGTTGA